The DNA region GGACGGGATGGGTTCAAGACGGTGCTCGAGGAGTACAAGCGCGAGCGCCCTGACGGCGATCGCGAGCACCTCCGACTGACCGACCGGCTCGCCGGCGCTCAGAGCCCGTCGAAGCTCTATGGCGTGCCCGTAGGGGTGATGTTCTTCGAGGGGGCGCCCCGCCTACTGCAGAGTACGGCGTCGATCGTTCCGGTGCGGCCGACGGCCTCCGACCAGGTCGTTGTCGAGGCGTACCCTGCCTTGGTCGCGCGTGCGCTGGACGACCGACAGAAGTACAAGGACGCCGAGGCTGGCGGTGCTGGGACTGAGTCTGCGCGCGTCCGAGCGTACATGGTCGAATCGATGCGCCGGCGTCTCCTTGGCCGGTACGGCATCACCGTTGAGTTGGCCGAAGACTGTCGGCGGGCCTGCATTGAGGACGCGTCGGGAGACTCGATTGATGCCGTGTTCGCGGCCGTCCAGGCGGCATGGGCCTGGACGAATCGGGAGACAGGCCTCGGCGTTCCCGAGGACTGCGATCGTGGCGAGGGCTGGATTGTCGACCCGATCACGCAGCCGAGTCGGAACAGTTCCATTACACGAGTGCGCCCCGTCTTTCGTCAATTGCTTGCTGCGGACCCGACCGGGGCCGCTTGGTTGCCCAAGGTCCTTCGGCTCCTCGACCCCGGGCCAGTCGCGGCCTCGATGGCCGCGGATCCGGGCCGCCTGGGCCCTCAGTGGGTTCAGCGTCGTCCCTACAAAGACCCAGTCCTCGGCAAGATCGAGCTCGAAGCCTGCTTCGAGTATCCAGTGCTTCCCGGCCGGGCGTTCCTACGGTGGCTCGTCGAACATCCTGAGCACATGGAGTGGCCCACTCACGGGGTGTCGCCCAGGGCGTTCGGCAAGACAACACAGGACTGGCGGGAGAAGCTGACCGGTCGAAAAGGCGAGGCAGACAGGGCGGAAGCCATTCGGACTGCGGTCAGAGGCATCGATGGCAACGCGAGCACGTCCGGCAAGTGGTGGACTTTCGAAGGCGCCACGGAAGTGGACTGCTGCCTTCAGACTGACACACTGGTGCTTCTGATCGAGGGGAAGAGAACTGAGCGCTTGTCTGGCGGGACCGAATGGTATCCCGGCCGCAATCAGTTACACCGAAACCTCGAGGCAGCGAGAGACCTCGCCAAGGGGCGAGCCTACGGTGTCGTCGTTGTCGGCGAAGATCGCCCGGCTGAAGCGGACTTCGGTGATCCGGCCGTCGGACTTCGACACCTGGCTCCTGCGGAACGAGCCAACCTCATGGCGCACTACCTCGGCTTCGTCACCTGGCGCCAACTCTGCCGTGAGACGGGAGTCGACTACGACGCCCTTCCGTCCCGCGTGGCCCGGCGGGTTCCTCGAAGGGACGCACAGGCTGAATAGCTCCGAGGGCGTCAGTCGCGCGCTCTCAGCCCGCCTCATCTACAATTCGCCCCGTGAGTACCCACGACCTCGTGACCGACGACGGACTGCGAGCCGCCTGCCAGGCCATTGGCGAGGGGGCGCCAGAGTGGAATCGCCGACTTGCCGGCGTGCTCGAGTGGTGGAGTTCCCTCCCCGAACAGGCGAGGGCGGGGCGGGACATCCAACATCGCCTCTGGGAAGACAATCATGTCGCGGCGGTCGGGCAAGGCCGCATCTCGGTGAGCGAGGCCCTGGACGACAAGGAGTTCAGGGCCTGGCTGGTCCAGCGTTCCCTCCAGCCACTGCCCGCTGACTGGGACGCGCGCGCCAGCTTCATCGAGATGCTCTATGAGGACCTTCGCGACAGGGTCAGTCAGCGGATCGAAGGCTCGGCACGGCCACACTTGAAGATCTTTCGAGTGATCGCGGTGTTGTATCCCGAGGCCATGACGACCGTCGCAGCCTCCGGCGCGCTTCGCGAGCTTGGAAAGGCGATGAAGCAACCCGGGAGACTGGACCTCGGGCAGCGTCACGTCTGGGTGCGACAGCGGATCGACGAGCTGCTCGGACCCGTCGGTCCGGGCTGGGAAGCACAAGCGGCCCGCATGACGTTGCCCTGGCTGCTGCTCGAGCGGTTCGTCAGGCGCGAGGCCGACAAGACCGAAATCGTCGATGAGCCCGGCGGGGACAGCAGGTTGGACCCGCTTCCGGCGGCGCGACGACGCCGAGGACTGACAGCCACCCGGGGCCTGTTCGCGTCCCTTCTGTCGACCTTGGAGTTCGTCCGAACTGGCGTGTCCAGGGACGAGCTCTTGGACTTCCTGCGCTCGAACGCCCCGGACGTGAAGACGAGCTCGCTGGGAGTCACCATCAACTCCTACCAGGGCGAGTTCGACGCGATCCGGTCGGAGGACGGTCGTTACCAGCTCACTGAGCGGGGCGAGAACGTCCTCGAGTCACAGGACCCGAGCTTCCTGGCCGACTGGCTGCTGACGCGCGTCCTCGGAGTGGATCGGGCACTGACCGAGTTGCGAGACCGCGGCACCGTGCCACGTGCCGAGCTGTTGGCGGCTGTCAGCGCGATGAATCCGGGATGGACGACAACATTCACCCCGCAGTCGCTCCTGTCGTGGCTGCTGTCGATGAAGGTCATCGAGTTCGACTGGCACACGGGATTCAGCTTGACCACACGTGGGCGTCAGTGGGCAGACCGCATCCACTGGGCGCCCGAACCGCTCGAAGCCAGTCCGGAGCCTCCGGCGGACGCTGGCGACACGGCTCTGCCGCCTGTCGCCCAGCCAGAGATTACGTTGCCACCGCTGGCGAAAATCGTCTCGTCGGTTCGAAAGGACGATCACTTTCCGGAAGCCCTGATCGGCAGCCTACACGCTGGCCTCTGGTCGCATCCCCGCCGGCACTTCGCCGTGTTGGCGGGGTTGTCCGGCTCCGGAAAGACCTTGCTGGCCAGGAAGTATGCCGGCGCGTTGTCGGGCGCCGTGCACAAGGAGACAGACGTGCTGGTCCTTCCGGTCCAGCCTGGTTGGTACGACCCCGGCGCTTTGCTCGGCTACATCAACCCGCTGCGATCCGAATCCTACGTCCGAACCAAGTTCCTGGACTTCTTGCGTCACGCAGCGGACAACCCGTCAAGACCCCATACTGCGGTACTCGATGAGATGAACCTTTCTCATCCGGAGCAGTACATGGCGCCACTGCTATCGGCGATGGAGACCGACGAGCCAATCCATCTGCACGCCGAAGGGGACGTGCTCGACGGCGTACCGAGGTCGCTGCCATATCCATCGAATCTCGTCCTGATCGGCACGGTGAACATGGACGAGACGACCCACGGCCTGTCGGACAAGGTGCTCGACCGCGCGTTCGTGCTGGAGCACTGGACGATCGACCTCGAGGCGTTTCCGCGATGGGAGCGGAACG from Vicinamibacterales bacterium includes:
- a CDS encoding DUF429 domain-containing protein; this translates as MRIFGVDFTSRPSFAKPIVCAWCEMDGQRLVVERLERLTSLEAFSQWLSRPGPWVGGVDFPFGQPRRLIQNLRWPESWSGYVANVRSLGRDGFKTVLEEYKRERPDGDREHLRLTDRLAGAQSPSKLYGVPVGVMFFEGAPRLLQSTASIVPVRPTASDQVVVEAYPALVARALDDRQKYKDAEAGGAGTESARVRAYMVESMRRRLLGRYGITVELAEDCRRACIEDASGDSIDAVFAAVQAAWAWTNRETGLGVPEDCDRGEGWIVDPITQPSRNSSITRVRPVFRQLLAADPTGAAWLPKVLRLLDPGPVAASMAADPGRLGPQWVQRRPYKDPVLGKIELEACFEYPVLPGRAFLRWLVEHPEHMEWPTHGVSPRAFGKTTQDWREKLTGRKGEADRAEAIRTAVRGIDGNASTSGKWWTFEGATEVDCCLQTDTLVLLIEGKRTERLSGGTEWYPGRNQLHRNLEAARDLAKGRAYGVVVVGEDRPAEADFGDPAVGLRHLAPAERANLMAHYLGFVTWRQLCRETGVDYDALPSRVARRVPRRDAQAE